In Oligoflexia bacterium, the following are encoded in one genomic region:
- a CDS encoding CBS domain-containing protein — protein MKTQVGYWMTKHPIKIDLNEDVKIAADIMKQETISHLLVFDSGWLFGILSNTDLELVDKIKKRFQGVERPPQITVGDLMSRSPVTISENAGMNEAIRIMKDKNFRSLPVINENNVVVGIITQTDVMRFALVASQCMDNHGSYSKIMSSA, from the coding sequence ATGAAAACTCAAGTTGGATATTGGATGACAAAGCATCCTATTAAAATTGATCTCAATGAAGATGTAAAAATAGCCGCTGACATTATGAAGCAGGAGACTATCAGTCATCTTCTGGTTTTTGATTCGGGGTGGCTATTCGGAATTCTTTCAAATACGGATCTCGAACTTGTTGATAAAATAAAAAAACGATTTCAAGGCGTGGAACGCCCACCCCAAATAACAGTGGGTGATTTGATGTCACGCAGTCCGGTGACAATCAGCGAGAATGCCGGAATGAATGAAGCTATTAGAATAATGAAAGACAAAAATTTTAGAAGTCTTCCTGTGATCAATGAAAACAACGTCGTAGTGGGAATTATCACCCAAACAGACGTTATGCGTTTTGCGTTAGTGGCTTCTCAATGCATGGATAACCATGGTTCCTACTCTAAAATAATGAGTAGCGCTTGA